A genomic stretch from Salarias fasciatus chromosome 18, fSalaFa1.1, whole genome shotgun sequence includes:
- the stap2a gene encoding signal-transducing adaptor protein 2a: MAAAPVRQRSGSAGHRAQLPPCYYEGYLEKRGPKEKASRRLWTCLCGNSLYFFNNAKDTNYVEKLDLCGFVSLKDDCSRDRNLEAARLILRMKDGETKLTAPNLESRELWKGFLYSVIDLNVPSCLTLLPGQLQMLKEVVDKERSRRRSRNPARAPPSPLSVPLVGEIPPCFRPVSRTEAEVLLERHPDCGNMLLRPGRDGCSLAVTTRQDLNGSVFRHYRVTQRDQGGYVIDVENPIPCATLYEVIDALVEKTAGTLQPFLLEEPYEENITYVSANDENGERILHTAPSSPLPKAPALPPKQDRWSTSPLSRSPAPDRRILTSPVPASPTNPMRRLILSPSPLAQTLNEELKLKLEKRRASQE, encoded by the exons ATGGCGGCTGCACCCGTCAGGCAGCGCTCCGGATCGGCGGGACACCGGGCGCAGCTCCCGCCCTGCTACTACGAGGGATACCTGGAGAAGCGCGGGCCGAAGGAGAAG GCGTCCAGGCGGCTGTGGACCTGTCTGTGTGGAAACTCGCTGTATTTCTTCAATAATGCAAAGGACACAAAT TACGTGGAGAAGCTGGATCTCTGCGGGTTCGTGTCCCTGAAGGATGACTGCAGTCGGGACAGAAACCTGGAGGCAGCCAGACTCATCCTCCGCATGAAAGATGGAGAGACCAAACTCACA GCGCCTAACCTTGAATCACGGGAGCTGTGGAAAGGTTTCCTCTACTCTGTTATTGAT CTGAATGTACCGTCCTGCCTCACATTGCTGCCCGGGCAGCTACAGATGTTAAAAGAAGTGGTGGACAAAGAAAGGTCAAGACGGAGAAGTCGGAATCCAGCTCGAGCCCCTCCTTcacctctctctgtcccctTAGTGGGAGAAATCCCACC GTGTTTCCGTCCCGTGTCTCGAACCGAGGCCGAAGTCCTGCTGGAGAGACACCCAGACTGTGGAAACATGCTGCTCCGCCCGGGCAGGGACGGATGCTCGCTGGCGGTCACGACCCGACAGGACCTCAACGG GTCAGTGTTCAGACATTACAGAGTCACTCAGAGGGATCAAGGTGGTTACGTCATTGACGTGGAAAATCCT ATTCCTTGTGCAACGCTATATGAGGTGATTGACGCACTGGTGGAAAAGACAGCCGGCACCCTGCAGCCCTTCTTACTGGAAGAACCCTATGAAGAAAATATCA catatgTTTCTGCGAATGACGAAAACGGAGAAAGGATCCTCCATACTGCTCCGTCCAGCCCGCTGCCAAAAGCCCCCGCTTTACCTCCAAAACAAG ATCGCTGGTCCACCAGCCCTCTGTCCAGGTCTCCTGCTCCAGATCGTCGTATTCTGACCTCGCCGGTGCCGGCCTCGCCCACCAACCCAATGAGACGACTCATTCTCTCCCCTTCTCCTCTCGCACAGA CGCTCAATGAAGAACTCAAACTCAAACTGGAAAAGAGACGAGCCAGCCAGGAGTGA